The following proteins are co-located in the Dyadobacter chenwenxiniae genome:
- a CDS encoding SusD/RagB family nutrient-binding outer membrane lipoprotein, whose protein sequence is MMKKLSYIYGLLLLLSVSCTDDFEEINKNPNSPDVVTNVGLLLPNAIRASVNKSYSSAYDRGGIAANLLASDFASNFSNWTRADATGYFLWNYYDYIRDLNEVISISEKQNLKNYKGVALVLRSWMFQSLTDIYGPIPFREAANAKLQGISAPAYETQEAVYAGILADLAEANTLLGAGNETVTGDILYNGNTANWKKLANGLRLRLLMRQSKRVNPTAEMQKIVADPNTYPLFTSHKDQAALEYLADMQANESPFYRSGNGGTNTKVSKQLVDYLKTTNDKRLFIYALPTPASSAIDANGNRPDPSKFVYAGDLNGIGMFPNANITSPSGMLWMSIQFSPDLASAKGGQGIIMSYSEVQFILAEAAEKGFISGGSAAAGNYYLKGIKDQFAYYASRVPANYAASYLKLSPASISADDSYFKQEAIAYTGTAAQKLEKIGVQKWISLYQIGFEAWSEWRRTGIPKIPVGPVGPGYVPRRMFYPADELRINEANYQKAVSWLGADDLKSRVWWDVN, encoded by the coding sequence ATGATGAAAAAGTTAAGCTACATATACGGATTGCTGCTGCTGCTGAGCGTGAGCTGCACCGACGATTTTGAAGAGATCAATAAAAACCCGAACTCGCCCGATGTGGTGACCAATGTGGGTTTGTTGTTGCCCAACGCGATCCGCGCGTCGGTGAACAAGAGCTATTCCAGCGCGTATGATCGCGGCGGGATTGCGGCCAATCTGCTGGCCTCCGATTTTGCAAGTAATTTCAGTAACTGGACAAGAGCCGATGCGACGGGATATTTTCTTTGGAATTATTACGACTATATCCGTGATCTGAACGAAGTCATTTCGATTTCCGAAAAACAAAACCTGAAAAACTACAAAGGCGTCGCGCTGGTTTTGCGTTCCTGGATGTTCCAGAGCCTTACGGATATCTACGGACCGATCCCATTCCGCGAAGCGGCTAATGCCAAGTTGCAGGGAATCAGCGCACCGGCTTACGAAACGCAGGAGGCCGTCTATGCCGGCATACTGGCTGATCTGGCGGAAGCGAACACGCTTTTGGGTGCGGGAAATGAGACGGTTACGGGCGATATTTTGTACAACGGAAATACAGCCAACTGGAAAAAACTGGCGAATGGTTTGCGGTTGCGCTTGCTCATGCGCCAGTCGAAACGGGTAAATCCTACGGCTGAAATGCAAAAAATTGTCGCAGATCCTAACACTTATCCGCTTTTTACATCGCATAAAGATCAAGCTGCATTGGAATATCTGGCCGATATGCAGGCCAACGAATCGCCGTTTTACAGGTCAGGCAATGGCGGCACGAACACAAAAGTTTCCAAGCAGCTTGTCGATTATCTGAAAACCACGAACGATAAACGCTTATTCATTTATGCCTTGCCTACGCCCGCCAGCAGCGCAATCGACGCGAACGGCAATCGCCCGGACCCATCCAAATTTGTTTATGCAGGCGATCTGAACGGCATAGGCATGTTTCCGAATGCCAACATTACATCGCCTTCAGGCATGCTTTGGATGTCAATCCAGTTTAGTCCGGATCTGGCTTCGGCGAAAGGCGGTCAGGGGATTATCATGAGCTATTCGGAGGTTCAGTTTATATTGGCAGAAGCAGCTGAGAAAGGCTTCATTTCAGGTGGATCTGCCGCCGCCGGGAACTACTATTTAAAAGGCATCAAAGATCAGTTCGCGTATTACGCTTCCCGGGTGCCAGCTAACTATGCGGCGTCTTATCTAAAACTTTCGCCCGCAAGTATCTCAGCGGATGACAGTTATTTCAAACAGGAAGCCATAGCTTACACCGGGACTGCGGCGCAAAAACTTGAAAAGATAGGCGTTCAGAAATGGATCTCTCTGTATCAGATCGGTTTCGAAGCCTGGTCCGAGTGGCGAAGAACGGGCATACCAAAAATTCCGGTTGGGCCTGTGGGGCCTGGTTATGTTCCAAGGAGGATGTTTTATCCTGCCGACGAGCTAAGGATCAACGAAGCCAACTATCAAAAGGCCGTTTCCTGGCTAGGCGCCGACGATCTCAAATCGCGTGTATGGTGGGATGTTAACTAA
- a CDS encoding AraC family transcriptional regulator, which produces MEIPIKNKLAKKELFKIKRMKEVIKTTDPHGHKDYLEIIYLEQGAGFHQIDFNRFTVKPHSLYLVMPGQIHSWELTEIPKGFVAMIQKDFLLDQPLYNTLFQTFPLSLPSGFDLEAAKETFSDIFRNIELEYTRGLSNHEAVIQTYLLLLFNLLKREIRDHQAVPYPALLKDFFDLLQADFQAHHETAFYADQLHITPKTLNTACKKFLGKTAGAVVNEKLTAEAKKLLLYSHRNLTELAFELGFSDASHFNKFFKRQTGVLPGIYRKGIS; this is translated from the coding sequence ATGGAAATCCCGATTAAAAACAAGCTTGCCAAAAAGGAGCTTTTCAAGATAAAGAGAATGAAGGAAGTGATCAAAACGACCGATCCACACGGCCATAAAGACTATCTTGAGATCATTTATTTGGAGCAAGGTGCTGGTTTTCATCAGATTGATTTCAACCGCTTTACGGTTAAGCCGCACAGCCTTTATCTGGTAATGCCCGGCCAGATCCACAGCTGGGAGCTGACGGAAATTCCCAAAGGGTTTGTTGCTATGATCCAAAAAGACTTTTTGCTGGACCAGCCACTCTATAACACACTTTTCCAAACATTCCCATTGTCGCTGCCCAGTGGATTTGATCTGGAAGCTGCGAAAGAAACATTCTCGGACATTTTCAGGAACATTGAACTTGAATATACGAGGGGACTTTCCAATCATGAGGCCGTAATCCAAACGTATTTGCTGCTGCTTTTTAATCTGCTAAAAAGGGAAATCCGGGACCACCAGGCCGTCCCGTATCCTGCATTGCTGAAAGACTTTTTTGATTTGTTACAAGCAGATTTCCAGGCGCACCATGAAACCGCCTTTTATGCGGATCAACTTCATATCACTCCCAAAACGCTCAACACCGCCTGTAAAAAGTTCCTGGGAAAAACAGCGGGAGCGGTAGTTAATGAAAAATTGACTGCCGAGGCTAAAAAGCTGCTCCTGTATTCACACCGGAACCTGACCGAACTGGCATTCGAGCTTGGTTTCTCCGACGCGTCGCACTTCAATAAGTTTTTCAAACGCCAAACCGGCGTGCTCCCCGGGATTTACCGCAAGGGAATTTCCTGA
- a CDS encoding TonB-dependent receptor, which yields MKTFTATLLALILSLATLQAQTSVTISGSVADKQTSKPLMYCSVALFKSLDSSLVTGVLTSELGVFRFEKVVPGQYYLQIQYMGYNKSIVAVPGDIGSHIQVPAILLDPDPRTLQEISVTSERQALENKVDRQVYRANQFLGSQGGTAIDVLKNTPSVTVNSEGNITLRGSSGFLVLVNGKPVQSDATTVLNQIPANTIENVEVITSPSARFDPDGKAGIINITTKAGAVESRSFSANIQGGFPAIYRYDNLESPLRFGADATFNIRSGKWDFNLSGNYLRNDIAGQRTGDVNTTIDNVFTSFPSDGERSFTRYNYTARSSVSFTPNARNTFSAGIYTGFRSLSRRADIVYHNVKTDLISGDTVGQITYFNSNVARKSGRITLGNLDYTHTFDNKSALAISGLVEHADVDGLTTNLNLQEPDRKTLLQSNRNPSKNPLDAFRIKADYTVNVGTGKLETGYQYRSQIQKGSFQYLDLNLESGDFIVLPEFSSNTKVDNDIHSVYGQYSAKSGKLEYIAGLRYEYATRAFTAGTQQTLNLNLSNLFPSLNLQYQVSSSLRTKIGYSKRVQRATNSELNPFPEREHSETLESGDPQILPEFIDLSELGVVKDLEKGTVFATIYNQRIKNVVNRVNSVYNDTILNRIYTNAGLATSWGLEAGTTLNLAKWWQFYGGGNLYHYKIKGALFDDNVNVSTSSWVYSINANTTIKFSRTFQLQGALNYLSKRVTAQGEDSRFITPSLSARKTLLKGKLAATLQWQNVDLGLFGSNRQRITTFGKDFFTTTNYIQETDIFMINLSYNFNQTSKKAKLPASEFGEKEF from the coding sequence ATGAAAACTTTTACAGCAACATTACTCGCCTTAATCCTTTCGCTAGCCACCTTGCAGGCGCAAACCAGCGTCACGATTTCCGGCAGTGTAGCCGACAAGCAAACCAGCAAGCCTCTAATGTATTGTTCCGTCGCGCTTTTCAAAAGCCTGGATTCGAGTTTGGTAACAGGTGTTTTAACAAGCGAACTGGGTGTTTTCAGGTTTGAAAAAGTAGTTCCGGGACAGTATTATCTGCAAATACAATACATGGGATACAACAAATCGATTGTTGCAGTTCCGGGAGATATCGGTAGCCATATTCAGGTTCCCGCCATCCTGCTCGACCCGGATCCGCGGACTTTACAGGAAATAAGCGTCACCTCAGAGCGGCAGGCGCTGGAAAATAAGGTCGATCGGCAGGTTTACCGGGCCAATCAGTTTCTGGGCAGCCAGGGAGGAACGGCCATCGATGTCTTGAAAAACACACCGTCTGTCACAGTGAACAGCGAAGGAAACATTACACTCCGGGGATCATCCGGATTTTTGGTGTTGGTCAATGGGAAACCGGTGCAAAGTGATGCGACAACGGTCCTGAACCAGATACCGGCCAATACGATTGAAAATGTGGAAGTGATTACCTCGCCGTCCGCCCGGTTTGATCCCGACGGCAAGGCCGGCATCATTAACATTACAACGAAAGCGGGAGCGGTGGAAAGCAGGTCTTTTTCGGCAAACATTCAGGGCGGCTTCCCGGCTATTTACCGTTATGATAATCTGGAAAGCCCATTGCGTTTCGGCGCAGATGCGACGTTTAACATCCGATCCGGCAAATGGGATTTTAACCTGAGCGGCAATTATTTACGGAACGACATTGCAGGACAGCGCACCGGAGATGTAAACACGACCATTGACAACGTATTCACCTCGTTTCCTTCTGACGGCGAGCGCAGTTTCACCCGCTATAATTATACTGCACGAAGCTCCGTTTCTTTCACTCCGAATGCCCGCAATACATTTTCAGCAGGTATTTATACCGGATTTCGTTCGCTATCACGTCGCGCCGACATTGTTTATCATAACGTAAAAACAGACCTTATTTCAGGTGACACAGTAGGGCAGATCACCTATTTCAATTCCAACGTGGCGCGGAAATCCGGAAGGATCACATTAGGTAATCTGGACTATACGCACACTTTTGATAATAAATCAGCACTGGCCATTTCCGGGCTTGTGGAGCATGCAGACGTGGATGGGCTTACTACTAATCTTAATTTGCAAGAACCAGACAGAAAAACGCTTCTGCAGAGCAACCGGAACCCGAGTAAAAACCCCTTGGATGCGTTCAGGATAAAAGCTGATTATACAGTAAATGTGGGGACAGGGAAACTGGAAACAGGTTATCAGTATCGCAGTCAAATTCAGAAGGGGAGTTTTCAGTATCTGGACCTGAATTTAGAAAGCGGGGACTTCATCGTATTGCCGGAATTCAGCAGCAATACGAAAGTCGATAACGATATTCATTCGGTATATGGACAGTATTCGGCCAAATCCGGCAAATTGGAATACATTGCCGGCTTACGATATGAATATGCAACGCGCGCATTCACCGCAGGCACACAGCAAACATTGAACCTCAACTTATCGAATCTTTTTCCTTCGCTCAATCTGCAATATCAAGTAAGCAGTTCGCTCCGAACCAAAATTGGTTATAGCAAACGCGTGCAACGCGCGACGAACAGTGAGCTAAATCCTTTTCCCGAACGGGAGCATTCCGAGACACTCGAATCCGGCGATCCGCAAATCCTGCCAGAGTTTATTGACCTTTCTGAGTTAGGTGTGGTGAAGGATTTAGAAAAGGGAACTGTTTTTGCAACCATCTATAATCAGCGAATCAAAAATGTGGTGAACCGTGTCAACAGCGTTTATAATGACACGATATTGAATCGCATTTACACCAATGCCGGATTAGCAACTTCCTGGGGCCTCGAGGCAGGCACAACATTAAACCTGGCGAAATGGTGGCAGTTTTACGGAGGCGGGAATTTATATCATTATAAAATAAAGGGAGCCCTTTTCGACGATAATGTAAATGTCAGCACGTCGAGCTGGGTATACTCGATTAATGCCAATACAACTATTAAATTTTCAAGGACTTTTCAATTGCAGGGCGCGCTGAATTATTTGTCAAAACGCGTCACTGCGCAAGGCGAGGATTCACGATTTATCACGCCCAGTTTATCTGCAAGAAAAACACTTCTTAAAGGGAAATTGGCTGCAACCTTGCAATGGCAAAACGTGGATCTGGGGCTCTTTGGTTCGAACAGGCAACGGATCACGACATTTGGAAAGGACTTCTTTACCACCACCAACTACATTCAGGAAACAGATATCTTTATGATTAACCTGAGTTATAATTTCAACCAGACTTCGAAGAAAGCAAAATTACCGGCGAGTGAATTTGGCGAGAAGGAGTTTTGA
- a CDS encoding HD domain-containing protein, with amino-acid sequence MQPADLLKQIEFIKEVDKLKYILRKTKLINSDRNENDAEHSWHLSLMAIVLAGHANFPIDLLRVIKMLLIHDIVEIDAGDTFIYDTQKDHSNTEEERKAANRIFGLLPDEQAGELIAIWEEFELGQTNEAKFARAMDRLEPLLQNTSNNGGTWNEFGINYEKVYNKKQIIQQGSDSIWQYAEQLINESVEKGILRK; translated from the coding sequence ATGCAACCAGCCGACCTTTTAAAACAAATTGAGTTTATCAAAGAAGTGGATAAGCTCAAATACATTCTGCGCAAGACGAAGCTGATCAATAGCGATCGTAACGAGAATGATGCAGAACATAGCTGGCATTTGTCGCTCATGGCTATCGTGTTAGCAGGTCACGCCAACTTTCCGATCGATTTATTGCGGGTAATCAAAATGCTGCTGATCCATGACATTGTGGAGATTGACGCGGGAGACACCTTCATTTACGACACCCAAAAAGACCATAGCAACACGGAAGAAGAACGAAAAGCCGCCAACCGGATCTTTGGGTTACTTCCCGACGAGCAAGCCGGTGAACTGATTGCTATTTGGGAAGAGTTTGAGCTTGGACAGACCAACGAAGCCAAATTCGCCCGTGCCATGGACCGCCTCGAACCGTTGCTTCAAAACACGTCTAACAACGGTGGCACCTGGAATGAGTTCGGTATAAACTATGAAAAGGTTTACAACAAAAAACAAATTATTCAACAAGGGTCAGATTCGATCTGGCAATATGCGGAACAGCTTATCAATGAGAGCGTTGAAAAAGGAATTTTAAGAAAATAG
- a CDS encoding winged helix-turn-helix transcriptional regulator: MQCEPRQNDKHKKEMMAVQDSMDVLNGKWKISIISSICYYNKRRFSDILNDVVGISNKMLSKELKELEINQLIKRTVLDTQPITVQYELTDHGLTLKTIINNLTDWGIAHRKKIIGE; the protein is encoded by the coding sequence ATGCAATGCGAACCGCGTCAAAACGACAAACACAAAAAGGAAATGATGGCCGTCCAGGATTCGATGGATGTGCTGAATGGTAAATGGAAAATATCTATCATCTCTTCTATTTGCTATTATAACAAAAGGAGATTTTCAGACATTCTGAACGACGTAGTCGGCATTTCCAACAAAATGCTGAGCAAGGAATTAAAGGAACTGGAAATTAATCAGCTCATTAAGCGAACGGTCCTGGACACACAGCCGATCACGGTCCAGTATGAGCTTACCGACCATGGACTGACATTGAAAACAATCATCAACAACCTGACGGATTGGGGAATAGCGCATCGCAAGAAGATCATCGGTGAATAA
- a CDS encoding SDR family NAD(P)-dependent oxidoreductase, which yields MKQNNYNGALQQPVGSGFNATSTASDVMEGIDLTGKIAIVTGGYTGIGLETTKTLVEAGATVVVPARSIDKARENLRGIAQVEIEEMDLMDPDSIDAFAEKFLASGRPLHLLINNAGIMFVPLRRNSRGIESQLATNYLAPFQLTSRLWGALKKAAGARVVNVSSQGHQFAPFNFEDPNFENSEYQTLQAYGQSKTALNLFSLELDNRAKASGVRAYAVHPGNIWGTELTREAPLEILQQFGFYDDKGNVVPEVIASLKTIPQGTATTIWCATSPLLANIGGVYCEDADVAELALGQGFSTGVKPYALDEAAAKRLWELTGERFGISFDMA from the coding sequence ATGAAACAAAATAATTATAACGGCGCGTTGCAGCAACCAGTGGGTTCAGGATTTAATGCCACATCAACCGCCAGTGATGTAATGGAAGGAATAGATTTAACAGGAAAAATTGCGATTGTGACCGGCGGATATACCGGAATCGGTCTGGAAACTACCAAAACCTTGGTGGAAGCGGGAGCAACTGTGGTTGTGCCTGCGAGGAGCATTGACAAGGCCAGGGAAAATTTACGTGGAATCGCGCAGGTGGAAATCGAGGAAATGGACCTGATGGACCCCGATTCCATAGATGCATTTGCGGAGAAGTTTTTGGCATCGGGCAGACCGTTGCATCTGCTTATTAATAATGCCGGGATTATGTTCGTGCCACTCCGAAGAAATAGCCGTGGGATTGAATCGCAGTTAGCAACCAATTATTTAGCACCATTTCAGCTGACTTCAAGATTATGGGGTGCATTGAAAAAAGCCGCTGGCGCCAGAGTGGTGAATGTATCTTCGCAAGGCCACCAGTTTGCCCCATTTAATTTCGAAGATCCGAATTTTGAGAATTCGGAATACCAAACATTGCAGGCTTACGGGCAGTCCAAAACCGCGCTTAATTTGTTTTCGCTCGAATTGGACAACCGTGCCAAAGCATCTGGCGTAAGAGCCTACGCAGTGCATCCGGGCAATATCTGGGGAACGGAGCTGACCAGAGAGGCGCCTCTGGAAATATTGCAGCAATTTGGCTTTTACGACGATAAAGGAAATGTGGTCCCGGAAGTGATCGCATCCCTGAAAACCATCCCGCAAGGCACAGCCACAACCATCTGGTGCGCTACAAGTCCGTTACTGGCCAACATCGGCGGTGTTTATTGTGAAGATGCGGATGTTGCAGAGCTGGCTTTGGGTCAAGGGTTTTCAACTGGCGTGAAACCTTACGCATTGGACGAAGCTGCCGCAAAACGCTTATGGGAACTGACCGGGGAACGGTTTGGCATTTCATTTGATATGGCATGA
- a CDS encoding TolC family protein, which translates to MKRTQMNAMIRWGVLLCTCLLVQNVRAGNACAPDTSKIFSIADLRELVMQNNPVVRQAGLLGDAARARVTQALGSFDPNLKASFDQKQFGGKAYYNHWTSELKVPLWLAGADLKVDFDRNVGTYTNPETTTPLSGLGGVGISVPIGQGLLIDARRNTLRQSRIMVDYAEAERVNEINKVWFQAVKDYWNWFYAHQQYDLIRRGVELANTRYIATRNQALLGDKPAIDSVEAFITVQERSIQLARIEIEIQNSRLLVSNHIWDEKGNPLELPADAIPVNADSALAVVTAYQLDNLLNSAEDNHPKLQMLRSKSLQLAIERNYLREMLKPKLNVSGSLLTTRRDFTSYVPEYYDIGWNNYKVGFDFSFPLFLRSARGKLNEIKVKQMDLTLDVQNETRMIRTNIRSSFNDLKAYQTQLSIQTQSITNQKALLRGELQKFDLGESTLFLINSRESKLIDMMMKQAELVTKYQQSLADLYYKAGMLQNE; encoded by the coding sequence ATGAAGCGAACTCAGATGAATGCAATGATAAGATGGGGCGTCTTGCTCTGCACCTGCTTACTTGTGCAAAACGTGCGCGCTGGCAATGCCTGCGCGCCTGACACTTCGAAAATATTTTCAATCGCCGACCTTCGGGAGCTTGTGATGCAGAATAACCCGGTCGTCAGACAGGCCGGGCTGCTGGGTGATGCCGCGCGCGCGCGGGTAACCCAGGCACTGGGCAGCTTTGATCCAAACCTGAAAGCGTCATTTGACCAGAAACAATTCGGCGGAAAGGCATATTACAACCACTGGACAAGCGAGCTGAAAGTCCCGTTATGGCTGGCCGGGGCAGATTTAAAAGTTGATTTTGACAGAAATGTTGGCACATATACCAACCCGGAAACCACTACTCCGTTGTCGGGCTTGGGTGGCGTGGGTATCAGCGTGCCAATCGGTCAGGGACTTTTGATTGATGCCAGGCGAAACACATTACGGCAATCGCGGATCATGGTGGATTATGCCGAAGCAGAAAGGGTGAATGAAATCAATAAGGTGTGGTTTCAGGCCGTAAAAGATTATTGGAACTGGTTTTATGCGCATCAGCAATACGATCTGATCCGCCGCGGGGTCGAGTTAGCGAATACACGATACATTGCCACGCGTAATCAGGCTTTACTGGGCGACAAACCGGCAATCGATTCTGTGGAAGCATTCATTACAGTGCAGGAAAGATCCATTCAGCTAGCGCGGATTGAGATTGAGATCCAAAATTCGAGGTTGCTTGTTTCCAACCATATTTGGGATGAAAAAGGAAATCCGCTGGAATTACCAGCGGATGCCATTCCCGTAAATGCCGACTCGGCGTTGGCCGTCGTAACGGCCTATCAGCTGGACAACCTGCTAAACAGTGCCGAAGACAATCACCCCAAGCTGCAAATGTTGCGCAGCAAATCCTTGCAGCTCGCCATTGAGCGGAATTACCTGCGCGAAATGCTGAAACCAAAGCTGAATGTAAGCGGCTCACTGCTCACCACGCGCAGGGATTTCACTTCCTATGTGCCCGAATATTATGATATCGGCTGGAACAATTACAAAGTTGGTTTCGACTTTTCATTTCCTCTTTTCCTTAGATCGGCAAGGGGTAAACTGAACGAGATCAAAGTAAAACAAATGGATCTCACCCTCGATGTCCAAAACGAAACGCGAATGATCCGGACCAATATCCGCAGCTCCTTCAACGACCTGAAAGCCTACCAGACGCAGCTGTCGATTCAGACGCAGAGCATTACGAACCAGAAAGCTTTGCTTCGCGGCGAGCTGCAAAAATTCGACCTGGGAGAAAGCACATTGTTTTTGATCAACAGCCGTGAATCAAAGCTGATTGACATGATGATGAAACAGGCAGAGCTTGTGACAAAATATCAGCAATCGCTTGCAGACCTGTATTACAAAGCAGGAATGCTTCAAAATGAATAG
- a CDS encoding HlyD family secretion protein, whose product MARHGIDLTKRIDWEELGVLSDRQILKTRGPRLLGRIMLVLLFLFVIVLFLPWRQTIPGRGTVTALTPEDRPQTVQNQIGGRIEHWAVREGQQVQKGDTILVLSETSQSYFDPNLPQRLQEQLRAKEGSESAAAQKMDATNAQISALTQGLKYQLNAAENKVDQAVNYVQADSADLVAIQKFFEISKSRLERYESGYRNGLFSLTDIETRRLKLQEDNAKVVSQINKLNNSQQSLQNARIELDNIRAKYMESVAKARSDLSSALSSRVSAQGEISKLRNEITNIDIRRGLYVVRAPQNGFVVKTLKAGIGENIKEGESIATLQPSKPRVAAEIYVDAMDVPLILDSSDVRLQFEGWPSVQFAGWPSVAVGTFAGKVTVIDLVSSENGKYRILVTPTDPVPYNDEQWPKQLRQGSGVYGRVILRSVPIWYEIWRLLNGFPPSLEREPVKTDGGSKK is encoded by the coding sequence ATGGCTAGACACGGAATTGACCTGACCAAACGCATTGATTGGGAAGAATTGGGCGTGCTTTCGGACAGGCAGATATTAAAAACGCGTGGGCCAAGATTGCTGGGCCGCATTATGCTGGTCCTCCTGTTTCTTTTCGTTATCGTACTTTTCCTGCCCTGGCGCCAGACGATCCCGGGAAGAGGCACTGTAACGGCATTAACGCCCGAAGACCGGCCGCAGACCGTACAAAACCAAATTGGCGGCCGCATTGAACATTGGGCCGTGCGCGAGGGCCAGCAGGTGCAAAAAGGTGATACGATCCTGGTGCTCTCAGAAACAAGCCAATCCTATTTTGACCCGAACTTACCGCAGCGATTGCAAGAACAGCTCAGGGCAAAAGAAGGCTCAGAAAGTGCTGCTGCACAAAAAATGGACGCGACTAATGCGCAGATCAGCGCCTTGACACAGGGCTTGAAATACCAGCTGAACGCAGCGGAAAACAAAGTGGATCAGGCTGTTAATTACGTGCAAGCCGACAGCGCGGACCTGGTGGCGATTCAGAAATTCTTCGAAATCAGCAAATCACGCCTCGAGCGTTATGAATCGGGATACCGAAACGGCCTTTTTTCATTGACAGACATTGAGACCCGTCGTTTGAAATTGCAGGAGGATAATGCGAAAGTGGTCAGCCAGATCAATAAATTGAACAATTCGCAGCAATCGCTGCAAAATGCGCGCATTGAACTGGACAACATCCGCGCAAAATACATGGAGTCCGTCGCCAAGGCCCGGTCTGATCTCAGCTCCGCCCTATCCAGCCGTGTTAGCGCGCAGGGGGAAATATCCAAGTTACGGAATGAGATTACCAACATTGACATCCGTCGCGGGCTTTATGTGGTGCGGGCGCCGCAAAATGGTTTTGTGGTCAAAACACTGAAAGCCGGGATTGGCGAAAACATTAAAGAGGGCGAATCCATTGCCACATTGCAACCATCCAAACCGCGTGTCGCGGCCGAAATTTATGTGGATGCGATGGACGTGCCGCTCATTCTGGACAGTAGCGATGTCCGCCTGCAATTTGAAGGCTGGCCATCGGTTCAGTTCGCGGGCTGGCCCTCGGTGGCAGTAGGAACATTTGCGGGGAAAGTAACAGTGATCGATCTGGTGAGCAGCGAAAATGGTAAATATCGTATTCTGGTAACCCCCACGGACCCGGTCCCTTACAATGATGAGCAATGGCCCAAGCAGCTTCGGCAGGGGTCGGGTGTGTATGGAAGGGTAATATTGCGGTCTGTGCCTATATGGTACGAGATCTGGCGATTGCTGAATGGTTTCCCTCCAAGCCTGGAACGTGAGCCTGTTAAGACGGATGGTGGAAGTAAAAAGTAG
- a CDS encoding ABC transporter ATP-binding protein encodes MGKKHKAEVPTPWQRLMGMLYVERSTINYIFIYAMLIGLIGLTLPLGTTAVFNLLSNGALYSSTYVLIGVVLIGIMIGGVLLIGQLTLVELIEQKLFTKAALEFAYRFPRIKKSELEGENPPELVNRFFDVITIQKGLTKLLVDIVASGVQIALSAILLSFYHPIFMTFGLLTVVATIVVLLMYYKRGVQTSIEESHYKYEVVAYLESVAADLDRYRGKPDKLRQVIVDTDRITADYLQARNDHFWVLRKFFASSVILRTMLMGGLLFLGCYYVVQRQMTLGQFVAAEVIIVQISYAIEKFMTSLDTIFDMVTGSEKLAAVTDLELEESEVRHG; translated from the coding sequence ATGGGTAAAAAACATAAGGCCGAAGTGCCAACCCCCTGGCAAAGGCTCATGGGAATGCTGTATGTCGAACGTTCGACAATCAATTACATATTTATCTACGCAATGCTGATCGGCTTGATCGGGCTTACGCTTCCGCTCGGAACGACAGCAGTTTTCAACCTGCTTTCCAATGGCGCATTATACAGTTCCACTTATGTACTTATCGGCGTCGTACTGATCGGGATCATGATCGGTGGTGTTTTGCTGATCGGGCAACTTACTTTAGTGGAGCTTATTGAACAAAAGCTATTCACGAAGGCGGCGCTTGAATTCGCCTACCGGTTTCCGCGAATCAAAAAGTCGGAACTGGAAGGCGAAAACCCGCCGGAACTCGTAAACCGCTTTTTTGACGTAATAACCATTCAGAAAGGACTAACAAAACTGCTCGTCGACATTGTGGCATCAGGTGTGCAGATCGCGCTATCGGCTATTTTACTTTCTTTCTACCACCCCATTTTCATGACTTTCGGGCTGTTGACGGTTGTTGCTACCATTGTGGTGCTTTTGATGTATTACAAAAGAGGTGTACAAACGAGCATAGAAGAGTCGCATTATAAATATGAGGTTGTGGCTTATCTGGAATCCGTAGCGGCAGATTTGGACCGGTACCGGGGAAAGCCGGATAAACTCAGGCAGGTGATTGTGGATACCGACCGTATTACAGCCGATTATTTACAGGCAAGAAACGACCATTTCTGGGTCCTTCGCAAGTTCTTCGCCAGCTCGGTCATCCTAAGGACGATGCTGATGGGAGGCCTGCTTTTTTTGGGCTGCTATTATGTTGTGCAAAGGCAAATGACACTTGGACAATTTGTTGCAGCGGAAGTGATCATTGTACAGATCAGCTATGCTATTGAGAAGTTTATGACCAGCTTGGACACCATTTTCGATATGGTGACAGGAAGCGAGAAGCTTGCTGCGGTAACCGATCTGGAATTGGAAGAAAGTGAGGTGCGCCATGGCTAG